One window of Lepeophtheirus salmonis chromosome Z, UVic_Lsal_1.4, whole genome shotgun sequence genomic DNA carries:
- the LOC139904723 gene encoding uncharacterized protein, with protein MKTFILCSVLLSSALLIDAGLVRVRRDKPLSNYGSGAIGEASALNPVRTPFGGSSSGSFGGSVSQTSPLRQVAIVSETNNAPGTLGDNSDFENYFESENGIRQESSGSTVTIGADNVVVMKGSYEYIGDDGQTYVVDWIADENGFQPSAAHLPKEVPIPFPEIAEAVAAQIAFAAEEDAAKGGSSFNSGSSFNGGFQGQSSGFQGQSSGFQGQSSGFQGQSSGFNSFAAASNNLPVRASPTLPSYSN; from the exons ATGAAGACTTTT atTTTGTGCTCTGTTCTTTTGAGCTCTGCTCTTCTCATTGACGCCGGACTCGTCAGAGTACGACGAGACAAGCCTCTTTCTAACTATGGTTCTGGAGCTATTGGAGAAGCATCTGCTTTGAATCCTGTCAGAACTCCCTTCGGTGGCAGTTCTTCAGGATCCTTCGGTGGATCCGTTTCCCAAACTTCTCCTCTTCGCCAAGTTGCTATCGTCAGTGAAACCAACAATGCTCCAGGAACCCTTGGAGATAACAGCGACTTTGAAAACTATTTCGAATCTGAAAACGGTATCAGACAAGAATCTTCTGGGTCCACCGTCACAATTGGAGCCGACAACGTTGTTGTCATGAAGGGATCTTACGAATACATTGGTGATGATGGTCAAACTTACGTCGTCGACTGGATCGCTGATGAGAATGGTTTCCAACCCTCTGCCGCTCATCTCCCAAAAGAAGTCCCAATCCCATTCCCCGAAATTGCTGAAGCTGTTGCAGCTCAAATCGCTTTTGCTGCTGAAGAAGATGCTGCTAAGGGTGGTTCCTCTTTCAATAGTGGATCTTCATTCAACGGTGGATTCCAAGGACAATCCAGTGGATTCCAAGGACAATCCAGTGGATTCCAAGGACAATCCAGTGGATTCCAAGGACAATCCAGTGGGTTCAACTCCTTTGCTGCTGCTTCCAACAACCTTCCCGTTCGTGCAAGTCCCACTCTTCCCTCATACTCAAACTAA
- the LOC121130110 gene encoding uncharacterized protein, which produces MNTFVLCSVLLSYALLIDAGLVRVRRDDPLTNYDDVFVGQASGLNPVSTQFGGSSGSFSGSSSFGGSISHTSPIRQEAIINETNNPPGTLGDNSDFSFAFETENGIKQQVVGSTIDVGGKSVVVMKGSYEYIGDDGQIYVVDWIADENGFQPSGPHIPKEIIDAVQAQIVFASDGGSSFNSGSSSGSSFNDDSPLNTGFSSGYSGSVNGFQGQFNGFQGQFDEFEGQLDGFEGQSIRLNSIGSASRNFPVNTSPILPYYPS; this is translated from the exons ATGAACACATTT GTGTTGTGCTCTGTCCTTTTGAGCTATGCTCTTCTCATCGACGCAGGACTCGTCAGAGTTCGACGTGATGATCCCCTTACTAATTATGATGATGTTTTCGTTGGACAAGCTTCTGGTTTGAATCCTGTAAGCACACAATTTGGTGGTTCTTCTGGATCCTTCAGTGGATCATCTTCCTTCGGTGGATCAATTTCTCACACTTCTCCCATTCGCCAAGAAGCCATTATCAATGAGACGAATAATCCTCCAGGAACACTGGGAGACAACAGCGACTTCAGCTTTGCCTTCGAAACCGAAAATGGAATTAAGCAACAGGTTGTTGGATCCACTATTGATGTTGGAGGGAAATCTGTTGTTGTCATGAAGGGATCTTATGAATACATTGGTGATGATGGTCAAATCTACGTCGTCGACTGGATCGCTGATGAGAATGGTTTCCAACCCTCTGGTCCCCATATTCCCAAGGAAATTATTGATGCTGTTCAAGCTCAAATTGTTTTTGCTTCTGACGGTGGTTCCTCCTTCAATTCTGGATCTTCCAGTGGATCTAGCTTCAACGATGACTCGCCTTTAAATACTGGTTTTTCTAGTGGAT ATTCCGGATCCGTCAATGGATTCCAAGGACAATTTAATGGATTCCAAggacaatttgatgaatttgaAGGACAATTGGATGGATTTGAAGGACAATCTATTAGATTAAACTCCATTGGCTCAGCATCCAGAAACTTCCCTGTCAACACTAGCCCCATTTTGCCCTATTACCCCAGCTAA
- the LOC139907384 gene encoding uncharacterized protein, whose protein sequence is MKTFILCSVLLSSALLIDAGLVRVRRDKPLSNYGFGAIGEASALNPVRTPFGGSSSGSFGGSVSQTSPLRQVAIVSETNNAPGTLGDNSDFENSFESENGIRQESSGSTVTIGADNVVVMKGSYEYIGDDGQTYVVDWIADENGFQPSAAHLPKEVPIPFPEIAEAVAAQIAFAAEEDAANGGSSFNSGSSFNGGFQGQSSGFQGQSSGFQGQSSGFNSFAAASNNLPVRASPTLPSYSN, encoded by the exons ATGAAGACTTTT atTTTGTGCTCTGTTCTTTTGAGCTCTGCTCTTCTCATTGACGCCGGACTCGTCAGAGTACGACGTGACAAGCCTCTTTCTAACTATGGTTTTGGAGCTATTGGAGAAGCATCGGCTTTGAATCCTGTCAGAACTCCCTTCGGTGGCAGTTCTTCAGGATCCTTCGGTGGATCCGTTTCCCAAACTTCTCCTCTTCGCCAAGTTGCTATCGTCAGTGAAACCAACAATGCTCCAGGAACCCTTGGAGATAACAGCGACTTTGAAAACTCTTTCGAATCTGAAAATGGTATCAGACAAGAATCTTCTGGGTCCACCGTCACAATTGGAGCCGACAACGTTGTTGTCATGAAGGGATCTTACGAATACATTGGTGATGATGGTCAAACTTACGTCGTCGACTGGATTGCTGATGAGAATGGTTTCCAACCCTCTGCCGCTCATCTCCCAAAAGAAGTCCCAATCCCATTCCCCGAAATTGCTGAAGCTGTTGCAGCTCAAATCGCTTTTGCTGCTGAAGAAGATGCTGCTAATGGTGGTTCCTCTTTCAATAGTGGATCTTCATTCAATGGTGGATTCCAAGGACAATCCAGTGGATTCCAAGGTCAATCCAGTGGATTCCAAGGACAATCCAGTGGATTCAACTCCTTTGCTGCTGCTTCCAACAACCTTCCCGTTCGGGCAAGTCCCACTCTTCCCTCATACTCCAACTAA